A window from Vulcanimicrobium alpinum encodes these proteins:
- a CDS encoding IS110 family transposase — protein MSMLGVDISKDTFHCCLQRGEKRSEASFENTRTGFRELRSWLRTHRAREVHVCMESTGPYWRNLAANLHKAKIRVSVVNPTRTAYFAKSRLLRTKTDAVDARMLAQFCASERPALWEPDSDEILSLRGLLAYRDQLIAQRIALTQIVQSVAVGATLLKMNETHLVGIAEMVKQIESQIQGVLCSDVTLSRNAQLLQTIPGVASLTAANVLAELPVHRLHSAKAAAAYAGLTPAERQSGTSVKGKPRICKTGNAKLRRALYMAALTAKRKVPAFKELADRLEARGKSGKQIIVAVMHKLVRLAYSLLKNQRPYQPVSA, from the coding sequence ATGAGCATGTTGGGCGTCGATATCTCTAAGGACACGTTCCACTGCTGCTTGCAACGCGGCGAGAAGCGCAGTGAGGCGAGTTTTGAGAACACGCGAACCGGCTTCAGAGAGCTTCGCAGTTGGTTGCGCACGCATCGCGCCCGCGAGGTTCATGTGTGCATGGAGTCAACCGGGCCGTATTGGCGCAACTTAGCGGCGAACTTGCACAAAGCGAAAATCCGGGTGAGCGTGGTGAACCCGACGCGTACGGCATATTTTGCGAAGAGCCGTTTGCTGCGGACCAAGACCGATGCGGTCGACGCTCGAATGCTGGCCCAATTCTGCGCCTCCGAGCGCCCCGCGCTCTGGGAGCCTGATAGCGACGAAATCCTGTCCCTGCGCGGTTTGCTGGCGTATCGCGACCAGCTCATCGCGCAGCGTATTGCCCTTACGCAGATCGTGCAATCCGTCGCCGTCGGAGCAACGCTGCTCAAAATGAACGAAACGCATCTGGTCGGTATCGCGGAGATGGTCAAGCAGATCGAGTCGCAGATCCAAGGTGTTCTTTGCTCGGATGTCACGCTAAGCCGGAACGCGCAGCTTCTTCAGACCATACCAGGCGTCGCGTCCTTGACAGCGGCAAACGTGCTTGCGGAGTTGCCGGTGCATCGGCTCCATAGTGCCAAAGCCGCAGCGGCGTATGCCGGCCTTACGCCGGCAGAGCGGCAGTCCGGGACCTCGGTGAAGGGCAAGCCGCGCATTTGCAAGACAGGCAACGCGAAGCTCCGGCGGGCACTCTACATGGCTGCCCTGACGGCAAAGCGCAAAGTCCCGGCCTTCAAGGAGCTCGCCGATCGCCTCGAAGCGCGCGGTAAGAGCGGCAAGCAAATCATCGTGGCGGTGATGCACAAGCTCGTGCGCCTGGCTTACTCGCTACTCAAGAATCAGCGGCCCTATCAACCCGTATCGGCTTGA